A single genomic interval of Alligator mississippiensis isolate rAllMis1 chromosome 15, rAllMis1, whole genome shotgun sequence harbors:
- the LOC102575965 gene encoding uncharacterized protein LOC102575965 isoform X5, with amino-acid sequence MAAAAPTQQLREAFEDVALYFTRKEWELLGDGDKVLYRDQMLRNYHTLVSLGYQGPTPDLICRIQRGEVELWVCDDKDPGETAWSKNLSPDLSDSWDSLAEDSSVGSFPGPGSSVQAALSGSMSQRMSPLDPTKRAPNWSRGEVLDLIVIWGEVRRTVATAAKGTKGNRQNQAICERIAAQMVARGHQRDWLQVRTKIKSLKSLYVRGRDAKRVPGAAKNTIPFHKELADILERDHAVAPRYTVQCTASDQQEGDSGEAASSQQPPAAPQDSCEYLGSSVALILSPIAEPGMQETQEVAPGLNGCKSEVTEIEHPAGNLSDFSDAWDPLAEDSSVGSFPGPDPSVQAALSAGMSQRMPPLDSVRRAPNWSHSEVLDLITIWGEVRRAIATAAKGTKGNRQKQAVCERIAAQMMARGHQRDWLQVRTKIKSLKSLYVRGKDASRVPGAAKNTIPFHKELADILERDHIVAPYHTVRCTASGPVCYDQEEGDSGEAASSQQPPGAPQESCEDLVSSVALSPIAEPGTQEVAPGQDGCKSEVPEIEHPAGNLSGIREICNSFAEDSSVGSFPGSGPSVQAAHSGSVSQKIPTLDSVRRAPNWSRGEVLDLIAIWGEMRRTIAAAGKGTKGNRQKQAVCEMIAAQMVARGHQRDWLQVRTKIKSLKSLYVRGRGAKRVPGAAKNTIPFHKELADILERDHAVAPRYTVQRTALGPFCCDQQEGDRGEAASSQQPPVAPQESCEDLVSSVALILSPIAEPGTRETQEVAPGQDGCKSEVPEIGHPAGNLSDFSDAWDSLADDSSVGSFPGPEPSVQADYLDSVNQRMPLLDPIKRAPNWSHGEVLDLIAIWGEMRRTIATAAKGTKGNRQKQAVCERIAAQMVAWGHQRDWLQVRTKIKSLKSLYVRGRDAKRVPGAAKNAVPFHKELADILEGDHIVAPCHTVQHTALGPVCCDQQEGDSGEAASSQQLPAAPQESCEDPVSSVALVLSPIAEPGTQETQEVAPGQDGCKSEVSEIEHPAGNLFDFSDAWDSLAEDSSVGSFPGSGPSVQAGSMSEKMPALDSVRRAPNWSRGEVLDLITAWGEMRRAIATAGKGSKGNRQKQAICERIAAQMVARGHQRDWLQVRTKIKSLKSLYVKGRDANKVPGAAKNTIPFHKELADILERDRAVAPRYTVQCTALGPFCCDQQEGDSGEAASSQQLPAALQERSEDLVSSVALILSPIAEPGTQETQEVAPGQDGCKSEVPEIEHPAGNLSEMIHPS; translated from the exons GATATCAAGGTCCCACACCAGActtgatctgccgcatccagcgaggggaggtggagctctgggtctgtgatgataAGGACCCTGGAGAAACCGCGTGGTCTAAGAACCTGTCCCCAG ATTTATCTGATTCCTGGGACTCCTTGGCAGAGGACAGCTCTGTGGGCTCATTCCCTGGACCTGGCTCTTCAGTGCAAGCAG CTCTATCAGGCAGCATGAGCCAAAGGATGTCCCCCCTGGATCCCACCAAGCGGGCACCTAATTGGAGCCGTGGTGAGGTCCTGGACCTCATTgtgatatggggagaagtgaggAGGACGGTTGCAACTGCAGCGAAGGGGACTAAAGGAAACCGGCAGAATCAGGCCATTTGTGAGAGGATTGCGGCACAGATGGTGGCACGAGGGCATCAGCGGGACTGGCTCCAGGTCAGGACCAAGATAAAGTCCCTGAAATCCCTCTACGTGAGGGGCAGGGATGCCAAGagggtgcctggggcagccaAGAACACGATCCCCTTCCACAAAGAGCTTGCAGACATCCTTGAGAGGGATCACGCTGTGGCTCCTCGCTATACAGTCCAGTGCACAGCCTCGGACCAGCAAGAGGGGGACAGCGGTgaagcagcctcctcccagcagccGCCTGCTGCCCCCCAAGACAGTTGTGAGTATCTGGGGTCCTCCGTGGCCCTGATCCTGAGCCCCATCGCTGAACCTGGAATGCAGGAGACCCAGGAGGTGGCCCCAGGACTGAATGGTTGCAAGTCAGAAGTCACAGAAATTGAGCACCCTGCAGGAAACCTCTCTG ATTTCTCTGACGCCTGGGACCCTTTGGCAGAGGACAGCTCTGTGGGCTCCTTCCCTGGACCTGACCCTTCAGTGCAAGCAG CTCTCTCAGCCGGTATGAGCCAAAGGATGCCCCCCCTGGACTCCGTCAGGCGGGCACCCAATTGGAGCCACAGTGAGGTGCTGGACCTCATCACGATATGGGGAGAGGTGAGGAGAGCCATTGCAACTGCAGCAAAGGGGACTAAAGGAAACCGTCAGAAACAGGCCGTTTGTGAGAGGATTGCGGCGCAGATGATGGCACGGGGACATCAGCGGGACTGGCTCCAGGTCAGGACCAAGATAAAGTCCCTGAAATCCCtctatgtgaggggcaaggatgcCAGTagggtgcctggggcagccaAGAACACGATCCCCTTCCACAAAGAGCTTGCAGACATCCTTGAGAGGGATCACATTGTGGCTCCTTACCATACGGTCCGGTGCACAGCCTCGGGTCCTGTCTGCTATGACCAGGAAGAAGGGGACAGCGGTgaggcagcctcctcccagcagccGCCTGGTGCCCCCCAAGAAAGTTGTGAGGACCTGGTGTCCTCCGTGGCCCTGAGCCCCATCGCTGAACCTGGAACGCAGGAGGTGGCCCCCGGACAGGATGGTTGCAAGTCAGAGGTCCCAGAAATTGAGCACCCTGCAGGAAACCTCTCTG GCATCAGAGAAATCTGCAACTCCTTTGCAGAGGACAGCTCTGTGGGCTCATTCCCTGGATCTGGCCCCTCAGTGCAAGCAG CTCACTCAGGCAGCGTGAGTCAAAAGATACCCACCCTGGACTCCGTCAGGCGGGCACCTAATTGGAGCCGTGGTGAGGTGCTGGACCTGATCGCGATATGGGGAGAAATGAGGAGGACCATTGCAGCTGCAGGAAAGGGGACTAAAGGAAACCGGCAGAAACAGGCGGTTTGTGAGATGATTGCGGCACAGATGGTGGCACGGGGACATCAGCGGGACTGGCTCCAGGTCAGGACAAAGATAAAGTCCCTGAAATCCCTCTACgtgaggggcaggggtgccaagagggtgcctggggcagccaAGAATACGATCCCCTTCCACAAAGAGCTTGCAGACATCCTTGAGAGGGATCACGCTGTGGCTCCTCGCTATACAGTCCAGCGCACAGCCTTGGGCCCTTTCTGCTGTGACCAGCAAGAGGGGGACAGAGGTgaggcagcctcctcccagcagccGCCTGTTGCCCCCCAAGAAAGTTGTGAGGACCTGGTGTCCTCCGTGGCCCTGATCCTGAGCCCCATCGCTGAACCTGGAACGCGGGAGACCCAGGAGGTGGCCCCGGGACAGGATGGTTGCAAGTCAGAGGTCCCAGAAATTGGGCATCCTGCAGGAAACCTCTCTG ATTTCTCTGATGCCTGGGACTCCTTGGCAGACGACAGCTCTGTGGGCTCATTCCCTGGACCGGAGCCTTCAGTACAAGCAG ATTACTTAGACAGCGTGAACCAAAGGATGCCCCTTCTGGACCCCATCAAGCGGGCACCCAATTGGAGCCATGGTGAGGTGCTGGACCTGATCGCGATATGGGGAGAGATGAGGAGAACCATTGCAACTGCAGCGAAGGGAACTAAGGGAAACCGTCAGAAACAGGCTGTTTGTGAGAGGATTGCGGCGCAGATGGTGGCATGGGGGCATCAGCGGGACTGGCTCCAGGTCAGGACCAAGATAAAGTCCCTGAAATCCCTCTATGTGAGGGGCAGGGATGCCAAGagggtgcctggggcagccaAGAACGCAGTCCCCTTCCACAAAGAGCTTGCAGACATCCTTGAGGGGGATCATATTGTGGCTCCTTGCCATACAGTCCAGCACACAGCCTTGGGCCCCGTCTGCTGTGACCAGCAAGAAGGGGACAGTGGTgaagcagcctcctcccagcagctgcctgctgccccccaggaAAGTTGTGAGGACCCGGTGTCCTCTGTGGCCCTGGTCCTGAGCCCCATCGCTGAACCTGGAACGCAGGAGACCCAGGAGGTGGCCCCCGGACAGGATGGTTGCAAGTCAGAGGTCTCAGAAATCGAGCACCCTGCAGGAAACCTCTTTG ATTTCTCTGATGCCTGGGACTCGTTGGCAGAGGACAGCTCTGTGGGCTCATTCCCCGGATCTGGCCCGTCAGTGCAAGCAG GCAGCATGAGTGAAAAGATGCCAGCCCTGGACTCCGTCAGGCGGGCACCTAATTGGAGCCGTGGTGAGGTGCTGGACCTGATCACGGCATGGGGAGAGATGAGGAGAGCCATTGCAACTGCAGGAAAGGGATCTAAAGGAAACCGTCAGAAACAGGCCATTTGTGAGAGGATTGCAGCGCAGATGGTGGCACGGGGGCATCAGCGGGACTGGCTCCAGGTCAGGACCAAGATAAAGTCCCTGAAATCCCTTTATGTGAAGGGCAGGGATGCCAATAAGGTGCCTGGGGCAGCCAAGAACACGATCCCCTTCCACAAAGAGCTTGCAGACATCCTTGAGAGGGATCGCGCTGTGGCTCCTCGCTACACAGTCCAGTGCACAGCCTTGGGCCCTTTCTGCTGTGACCAGCAAGAGGGGGACAGCGGTgaagcagcctcctcccagcagcttcctgctgccctccaggAAAGGTCTGAGGATCTGGTGTCCTCCGTGGCCCTGATCCTGAGCCCCATCGCTGAACCTGGAACACAGGAGACTCAGGAGGTGGCCCCAGGACAGGATGGTTGCAAGTCAGAGGTCCCAGAAATTGAGCATCCTGCAGGAAACCTCTCTG AGATGATCcatccaagttga
- the LOC102575965 gene encoding uncharacterized protein LOC102575965 isoform X6, which translates to MAAAAPTQQLREAFEDVALYFTRKEWELLGDGDKVLYRDQMLRNYHTLVSLGYQGPTPDLICRIQRGEVELWVCDDKDPGETAWSKNLSPDLSDSWDSLAEDSSVGSFPGPGSSVQAALSGSMSQRMSPLDPTKRAPNWSRGEVLDLIVIWGEVRRTVATAAKGTKGNRQNQAICERIAAQMVARGHQRDWLQVRTKIKSLKSLYVRGRDAKRVPGAAKNTIPFHKELADILERDHAVAPRYTVQCTASDQQEGDSGEAASSQQPPAAPQDSCEYLGSSVALILSPIAEPGMQETQEVAPGLNGCKSEVTEIEHPAGNLSDFSDAWDPLAEDSSVGSFPGPDPSVQAALSAGMSQRMPPLDSVRRAPNWSHSEVLDLITIWGEVRRAIATAAKGTKGNRQKQAVCERIAAQMMARGHQRDWLQVRTKIKSLKSLYVRGKDASRVPGAAKNTIPFHKELADILERDHIVAPYHTVRCTASGPVCYDQEEGDSGEAASSQQPPGAPQESCEDLVSSVALSPIAEPGTQEVAPGQDGCKSEVPEIEHPAGNLSGIREICNSFAEDSSVGSFPGSGPSVQAAHSGSVSQKIPTLDSVRRAPNWSRGEVLDLIAIWGEMRRTIAAAGKGTKGNRQKQAVCEMIAAQMVARGHQRDWLQVRTKIKSLKSLYVRGRGAKRVPGAAKNTIPFHKELADILERDHAVAPRYTVQRTALGPFCCDQQEGDRGEAASSQQPPVAPQESCEDLVSSVALILSPIAEPGTRETQEVAPGQDGCKSEVPEIGHPAGNLSDFSDAWDSLADDSSVGSFPGPEPSVQADYLDSVNQRMPLLDPIKRAPNWSHGEVLDLIAIWGEMRRTIATAAKGTKGNRQKQAVCERIAAQMVAWGHQRDWLQVRTKIKSLKSLYVRGRDAKRVPGAAKNAVPFHKELADILEGDHIVAPCHTVQHTALGPVCCDQQEGDSGEAASSQQLPAAPQESCEDPVSSVALVLSPIAEPGTQETQEVAPGQDGCKSEVSEIEHPAGNLFDFSDAWDSLAEDSSVGSFPGSGPSVQAGSMSEKMPALDSVRRAPNWSRGEVLDLITAWGEMRRAIATAGKGSKGNRQKQAICERIAAQMVARGHQRDWLQVRTKIKSLKSLYVKGRDANKVPGAAKNTIPFHKELADILERDRAVAPRYTVQCTALGPFCCDQQEGDSGEAASSQQLPAALQERSEDLVSSVALILSPIAEPGTQETQEVAPGQDGCKSEVPEIEHPAGNLSGGHL; encoded by the exons GATATCAAGGTCCCACACCAGActtgatctgccgcatccagcgaggggaggtggagctctgggtctgtgatgataAGGACCCTGGAGAAACCGCGTGGTCTAAGAACCTGTCCCCAG ATTTATCTGATTCCTGGGACTCCTTGGCAGAGGACAGCTCTGTGGGCTCATTCCCTGGACCTGGCTCTTCAGTGCAAGCAG CTCTATCAGGCAGCATGAGCCAAAGGATGTCCCCCCTGGATCCCACCAAGCGGGCACCTAATTGGAGCCGTGGTGAGGTCCTGGACCTCATTgtgatatggggagaagtgaggAGGACGGTTGCAACTGCAGCGAAGGGGACTAAAGGAAACCGGCAGAATCAGGCCATTTGTGAGAGGATTGCGGCACAGATGGTGGCACGAGGGCATCAGCGGGACTGGCTCCAGGTCAGGACCAAGATAAAGTCCCTGAAATCCCTCTACGTGAGGGGCAGGGATGCCAAGagggtgcctggggcagccaAGAACACGATCCCCTTCCACAAAGAGCTTGCAGACATCCTTGAGAGGGATCACGCTGTGGCTCCTCGCTATACAGTCCAGTGCACAGCCTCGGACCAGCAAGAGGGGGACAGCGGTgaagcagcctcctcccagcagccGCCTGCTGCCCCCCAAGACAGTTGTGAGTATCTGGGGTCCTCCGTGGCCCTGATCCTGAGCCCCATCGCTGAACCTGGAATGCAGGAGACCCAGGAGGTGGCCCCAGGACTGAATGGTTGCAAGTCAGAAGTCACAGAAATTGAGCACCCTGCAGGAAACCTCTCTG ATTTCTCTGACGCCTGGGACCCTTTGGCAGAGGACAGCTCTGTGGGCTCCTTCCCTGGACCTGACCCTTCAGTGCAAGCAG CTCTCTCAGCCGGTATGAGCCAAAGGATGCCCCCCCTGGACTCCGTCAGGCGGGCACCCAATTGGAGCCACAGTGAGGTGCTGGACCTCATCACGATATGGGGAGAGGTGAGGAGAGCCATTGCAACTGCAGCAAAGGGGACTAAAGGAAACCGTCAGAAACAGGCCGTTTGTGAGAGGATTGCGGCGCAGATGATGGCACGGGGACATCAGCGGGACTGGCTCCAGGTCAGGACCAAGATAAAGTCCCTGAAATCCCtctatgtgaggggcaaggatgcCAGTagggtgcctggggcagccaAGAACACGATCCCCTTCCACAAAGAGCTTGCAGACATCCTTGAGAGGGATCACATTGTGGCTCCTTACCATACGGTCCGGTGCACAGCCTCGGGTCCTGTCTGCTATGACCAGGAAGAAGGGGACAGCGGTgaggcagcctcctcccagcagccGCCTGGTGCCCCCCAAGAAAGTTGTGAGGACCTGGTGTCCTCCGTGGCCCTGAGCCCCATCGCTGAACCTGGAACGCAGGAGGTGGCCCCCGGACAGGATGGTTGCAAGTCAGAGGTCCCAGAAATTGAGCACCCTGCAGGAAACCTCTCTG GCATCAGAGAAATCTGCAACTCCTTTGCAGAGGACAGCTCTGTGGGCTCATTCCCTGGATCTGGCCCCTCAGTGCAAGCAG CTCACTCAGGCAGCGTGAGTCAAAAGATACCCACCCTGGACTCCGTCAGGCGGGCACCTAATTGGAGCCGTGGTGAGGTGCTGGACCTGATCGCGATATGGGGAGAAATGAGGAGGACCATTGCAGCTGCAGGAAAGGGGACTAAAGGAAACCGGCAGAAACAGGCGGTTTGTGAGATGATTGCGGCACAGATGGTGGCACGGGGACATCAGCGGGACTGGCTCCAGGTCAGGACAAAGATAAAGTCCCTGAAATCCCTCTACgtgaggggcaggggtgccaagagggtgcctggggcagccaAGAATACGATCCCCTTCCACAAAGAGCTTGCAGACATCCTTGAGAGGGATCACGCTGTGGCTCCTCGCTATACAGTCCAGCGCACAGCCTTGGGCCCTTTCTGCTGTGACCAGCAAGAGGGGGACAGAGGTgaggcagcctcctcccagcagccGCCTGTTGCCCCCCAAGAAAGTTGTGAGGACCTGGTGTCCTCCGTGGCCCTGATCCTGAGCCCCATCGCTGAACCTGGAACGCGGGAGACCCAGGAGGTGGCCCCGGGACAGGATGGTTGCAAGTCAGAGGTCCCAGAAATTGGGCATCCTGCAGGAAACCTCTCTG ATTTCTCTGATGCCTGGGACTCCTTGGCAGACGACAGCTCTGTGGGCTCATTCCCTGGACCGGAGCCTTCAGTACAAGCAG ATTACTTAGACAGCGTGAACCAAAGGATGCCCCTTCTGGACCCCATCAAGCGGGCACCCAATTGGAGCCATGGTGAGGTGCTGGACCTGATCGCGATATGGGGAGAGATGAGGAGAACCATTGCAACTGCAGCGAAGGGAACTAAGGGAAACCGTCAGAAACAGGCTGTTTGTGAGAGGATTGCGGCGCAGATGGTGGCATGGGGGCATCAGCGGGACTGGCTCCAGGTCAGGACCAAGATAAAGTCCCTGAAATCCCTCTATGTGAGGGGCAGGGATGCCAAGagggtgcctggggcagccaAGAACGCAGTCCCCTTCCACAAAGAGCTTGCAGACATCCTTGAGGGGGATCATATTGTGGCTCCTTGCCATACAGTCCAGCACACAGCCTTGGGCCCCGTCTGCTGTGACCAGCAAGAAGGGGACAGTGGTgaagcagcctcctcccagcagctgcctgctgccccccaggaAAGTTGTGAGGACCCGGTGTCCTCTGTGGCCCTGGTCCTGAGCCCCATCGCTGAACCTGGAACGCAGGAGACCCAGGAGGTGGCCCCCGGACAGGATGGTTGCAAGTCAGAGGTCTCAGAAATCGAGCACCCTGCAGGAAACCTCTTTG ATTTCTCTGATGCCTGGGACTCGTTGGCAGAGGACAGCTCTGTGGGCTCATTCCCCGGATCTGGCCCGTCAGTGCAAGCAG GCAGCATGAGTGAAAAGATGCCAGCCCTGGACTCCGTCAGGCGGGCACCTAATTGGAGCCGTGGTGAGGTGCTGGACCTGATCACGGCATGGGGAGAGATGAGGAGAGCCATTGCAACTGCAGGAAAGGGATCTAAAGGAAACCGTCAGAAACAGGCCATTTGTGAGAGGATTGCAGCGCAGATGGTGGCACGGGGGCATCAGCGGGACTGGCTCCAGGTCAGGACCAAGATAAAGTCCCTGAAATCCCTTTATGTGAAGGGCAGGGATGCCAATAAGGTGCCTGGGGCAGCCAAGAACACGATCCCCTTCCACAAAGAGCTTGCAGACATCCTTGAGAGGGATCGCGCTGTGGCTCCTCGCTACACAGTCCAGTGCACAGCCTTGGGCCCTTTCTGCTGTGACCAGCAAGAGGGGGACAGCGGTgaagcagcctcctcccagcagcttcctgctgccctccaggAAAGGTCTGAGGATCTGGTGTCCTCCGTGGCCCTGATCCTGAGCCCCATCGCTGAACCTGGAACACAGGAGACTCAGGAGGTGGCCCCAGGACAGGATGGTTGCAAGTCAGAGGTCCCAGAAATTGAGCATCCTGCAGGAAACCTCTCTG GGGGTCATCTCTAA